Genomic window (Brevibacterium paucivorans):
GCGCTGATCGTTTGGGGAGTCAACCGTTCTGCTGGGTTCGCCGAGCAGGAATCGACGATCAAAGCCGACCTCAACACCAGCGTCATTTCGTATTTGCGCGGAATGCGCGTCCTGCGCGGCTTCCTGGCGGGGCGGGCCGGCCACGGTGCCACCGATGCCGCTATAGCGGCGACCGCAGATATCGAGAACCGGAAGGAGGCCCGGGGCAAGTGGCAGGCTGTGGCCAGCACGGCGCTGTCGTCGAGTCCGGTTCTACTCATCCTGCCCGTCGGATTGTGGTGTACCGCGCAGGGCATCATCAGCCCGGCGACGCTGGTGTTCTTCCTGCTGGTGGGTACTGGCTTCGCGCAACCACTTATGGGTCTGCTGATCAGCCTCGCGGTCCTGCAGTATCAGGTCGAGGCCGGGTTGAAGAACATCGCCGAGATCCTTGACGAACCCGATCTGCCGGTGCCGAACGAAGCCCATGAGCCGGAGGGGTTCGCTCTGGAGTTGCGCAATGTGTGGTTCCGGTACGACGACGATGAGCCCGATGTGCTCTCCGATGTGAACCTGGACATCCCGGAGAACACCTCGTTGGCAATCGTCGGCCCCTCTGGGGGCGGCAAGTCGACGCTGCTCGGCCTGCTGGCTCGGTTCCACGATGTCTCCGAGGGCTCCGTGCGCCTTGGTGGTGTCGACGTGCGTGATCTCGACCCGGTCGAGCTGATGCGGCGCGTCGCCTACGTCCAGCAGGACGACTACCTGTTCGCCGACACCATCATGGAGAACATCCGCATGGCTCGCCCCGGGGCCAGTGACGATGAGGTGATCGCCGCGGCCGACCGGGCGCGCGTAAGCCAGTTCGTCGCCGAACTGCCCGAGGGCTGGCACACCGTCCTGCCCGCCGGTGGTGGTCAGCTCTCGGGCGGACAGCGTCAGCGGCTCTCGGTGGCCCGGGCCCTGCTCAAGGGTGCCAAGATCGTGCTGCTCGACGAAGCGACTGCTTTTCTGGATGCGGAGAGCGAATCGGCTGTGAACGAAGCCCTTGCCGAGCTCCGCGCCAGCGCCACGATGATCACGGTCGCCCACCGGCTGGGCACCATAGCCAGCCATGACCGTATCGCCTACCTCGCCGAGGGGTGCATCGTGCATTGCGCCCCCCACGACGAGATGATGCAGGACTGCCCAGACTATGCCGAACTCTGGTCGGACTACCTGGATGCCCAGGGCTGGCAGTTGACCGGTGGCGCGGGCGAAACCGGCATCCACGCTGACCGTTCCGAGCGCTCGAGCGATGCGTCCGACATCGACAGGTCGGCGAACCGTGACCGAGAACTCGGTGAGACGCCTCGTGTCCATGGTCTGGGCTCCATGAATCCGGTACGGCAGTGGCTGGCGATGCTCGGCCACCAACGCCGCGACCTGTGGCGTGGTGGGCTCTGGCTCATCATCGCCGACGGCATGCTCACCAGCGCACCCATCGTGGTCGTGGTGCTGGCCCTGCTCGATGTGCTCGGTGGTGAGCCCTCCGCGGGGGCCTGGTGGCGTCATGGCCTGATGTTGCTGGGGATCTTTCTGCTGCGATGGTTCATCGGCGTTGGGCTGGCCAGCACCTGGTGGCCGAAGGCCAATCGGGCCTGGATGCAGTTGCGTCGCTCGGTGCTGGGACATCTGCGTCGCATTCCGTTGGGTGAATACGACCGCCTCGACGTCGGGCGGACAGCGACGCTCGTCGTGTCTGACCTGCCGCTGGTCGACTTCATCAATCTGCCGGCGAAGATCATCGTGGGCCTGCTGCAGCCGCTGCTGGCAGCCGTGGTCCTGTTCATCTTCGATTGGCGTCTTGCCGTGGCTGCACTCGTGGGCGTGCCAGTGTTCGGGGTCCTGCTCTGGGTCTCCGATCGAGTCGAAAAGAATGTGCTCACACGTGTGATGCAAGTGCGTTCGCGCGCCAGTGGCGACCTCCTCGAGTTCGTGCAGGGCACCGCTGTGATCCGAGCCAATCCCGACGCGCCCCAAGCGGGTCGTTATCGCGCCACCGTCGAGGAGCTGCGTCGCCGAAGCGTCGCCATGGCCGTGCGTACCAGCCCGCTCACATCGCTGGCGTCGGCCGTGCTGGAGTTGGGATTCGCTGCGCTGATCTGGGTGGTGTGCCTGCGGCATCTCGATGGGGGATTGCCCCAGCAAATCGCGCTGCTGATGCTCGTGGTCTCGTTGAGTCTCTACCGGCCCTACCAGGAAATGTTGGAGCTCTCGAGCTACCGACACCTGCAGGGGCGCATCGCCGAGCACATCGGCGAGCTGTGGGACATCGAGCCGCTACCTGAGGGCCACCTCGAAGCTCCCGTGCACGCCGAGAACGGCGTGCCGGTGGAATTGCGTGATGTCGGCTTCTCCTATCGCGACGGTCACCGGGTGCTCGACGGCGCCAGCATGATTGCTCGACCCGACACCGTCACTGCGCTCGTGGGCCCGTCGGGTTCCGGCAAGTCCACCGTCGCCAACCTCGTCGCCCGTT
Coding sequences:
- a CDS encoding ABC transporter ATP-binding protein — encoded protein: MPDHVQASGQQRIAHTIGRRKGALIASAILAIVGALLGLAPYLIVHLVATELFLSDEPDRFALITLAVWAALAVIAKVVFKALANAVSHNAAYRILADLRVALAERLARMPLGRVRARSAGHLKKVLQDDVEQLELGLSHAIPDIAAAIAVPVASIIVMFIMGWQVGVAAVLVVVLAVALIVWGVNRSAGFAEQESTIKADLNTSVISYLRGMRVLRGFLAGRAGHGATDAAIAATADIENRKEARGKWQAVASTALSSSPVLLILPVGLWCTAQGIISPATLVFFLLVGTGFAQPLMGLLISLAVLQYQVEAGLKNIAEILDEPDLPVPNEAHEPEGFALELRNVWFRYDDDEPDVLSDVNLDIPENTSLAIVGPSGGGKSTLLGLLARFHDVSEGSVRLGGVDVRDLDPVELMRRVAYVQQDDYLFADTIMENIRMARPGASDDEVIAAADRARVSQFVAELPEGWHTVLPAGGGQLSGGQRQRLSVARALLKGAKIVLLDEATAFLDAESESAVNEALAELRASATMITVAHRLGTIASHDRIAYLAEGCIVHCAPHDEMMQDCPDYAELWSDYLDAQGWQLTGGAGETGIHADRSERSSDASDIDRSANRDRELGETPRVHGLGSMNPVRQWLAMLGHQRRDLWRGGLWLIIADGMLTSAPIVVVVLALLDVLGGEPSAGAWWRHGLMLLGIFLLRWFIGVGLASTWWPKANRAWMQLRRSVLGHLRRIPLGEYDRLDVGRTATLVVSDLPLVDFINLPAKIIVGLLQPLLAAVVLFIFDWRLAVAALVGVPVFGVLLWVSDRVEKNVLTRVMQVRSRASGDLLEFVQGTAVIRANPDAPQAGRYRATVEELRRRSVAMAVRTSPLTSLASAVLELGFAALIWVVCLRHLDGGLPQQIALLMLVVSLSLYRPYQEMLELSSYRHLQGRIAEHIGELWDIEPLPEGHLEAPVHAENGVPVELRDVGFSYRDGHRVLDGASMIARPDTVTALVGPSGSGKSTVANLVARFWDVDDGSVRFGDTDVRDLTSAGLAAQVTTVYQDVYLFPATVRDNLTMGTAISDDNLWHALELAQAHDFVAAMPGGLDAMIDEAGGNLSGGQRQRLSIARALVKDAPVLLLDEAVASVDPRTEVRIQRAISSLVAGRTVMIIAHRLNTIRSSECIVVLSEHGVETTGTHEQLLSSSPTYQRLWRAHEFATASAGVVSTPAFPVGDPGKDPR